In Gemmata obscuriglobus, a single genomic region encodes these proteins:
- a CDS encoding MBL fold metallo-hydrolase, with protein MATHSEMQSGANVFRVPLSIVNAYLIGPPLATDRGWVLVDAGLSISRAAIVAAAAAAFGPRSRPAAIVLTHGHFDHVGSVKALAELWDAPVYAHPLELPYLTGRSDYPPPDPAVGGGAMAFVSPLYSRRGIDLSSRVRPLPDNGAVPHLPDWQWVHTPGHTPGHVSLFRAEDRTLVAGDAFVTTKQESLLAALLKPEAVHGPPAYFTTDWETAKASVRALASLQPEVAATGHGVPMRGRELREQLDRLARDFDRLAVPVDGRYVRRAAVADIRGVRYVPPPVFPPAAVLLAVGAGAVVGALTSGRD; from the coding sequence ATGGCCACGCACTCAGAAATGCAATCCGGGGCAAACGTGTTCCGCGTGCCGCTGTCGATCGTGAATGCATACTTGATCGGCCCTCCGCTCGCTACCGACCGCGGGTGGGTGCTGGTCGACGCCGGCCTCTCGATCTCACGGGCGGCAATCGTCGCGGCGGCGGCGGCGGCCTTCGGCCCGCGCTCTCGGCCGGCGGCAATCGTGCTCACTCATGGACACTTCGACCATGTCGGCTCGGTCAAAGCCCTCGCAGAGCTCTGGGACGCGCCAGTGTACGCACACCCGCTGGAGCTGCCGTACCTCACCGGCCGGTCCGATTACCCGCCCCCGGACCCCGCTGTGGGCGGTGGTGCGATGGCGTTCGTGTCACCACTGTATTCGCGACGCGGGATCGATCTGAGTTCGCGGGTCCGCCCCCTACCTGACAACGGGGCGGTGCCGCACCTGCCCGACTGGCAGTGGGTCCATACCCCGGGACACACGCCGGGGCACGTGTCGCTGTTCCGAGCCGAAGATCGGACGCTGGTTGCCGGCGACGCGTTCGTCACCACCAAACAGGAGTCACTTCTCGCCGCCCTACTCAAGCCAGAAGCCGTGCACGGTCCGCCCGCGTACTTCACCACCGACTGGGAAACCGCTAAGGCGTCGGTGCGGGCCCTCGCCTCGCTGCAGCCAGAAGTTGCTGCGACCGGGCACGGCGTACCGATGCGGGGGCGCGAGCTGCGTGAGCAGTTGGACCGACTCGCACGCGACTTCGACCGGCTCGCGGTGCCCGTCGATGGGCGGTACGTGCGGCGCGCGGCAGTCGCAGACATCCGGGGCGTGCGTTACGTGCCGCCCCCGGTATTCCCGCCGGCCGCGGTTCTGCTTGCGGTCGGTGCTGGTGCGGTGGTCGGAGCACTAACATCAGGCAGGGACTGA
- a CDS encoding response regulator — protein MSLREVEMSESPDPAGLAEQSRPGSIPQDPAERLAGRVLLAADATETQSVLRHILERAGLEVEAVENGRTALELASGGAFDVILMDMQMREPGGYAAARALRRRGYSGAVVALAAHAQSCDEEKCLSAGCDTYLSKPVNPDKLLQVVRTYLSPDRWGMSCSPTWFDVPPSVGYGEAVPSGLAQLTADYCRALPEKVRAIGEALREGNMLRVSELAHQLRGSAGMYGLPHISAAAGSVEDACRAGCGAAQLDELVGYLLTAAHR, from the coding sequence ATGTCCCTGCGCGAGGTCGAGATGAGCGAGTCCCCAGACCCAGCCGGCCTTGCGGAACAGTCGCGCCCCGGTTCGATCCCGCAGGATCCGGCGGAGCGGCTTGCCGGACGGGTACTACTGGCCGCGGACGCGACGGAGACGCAATCAGTGCTGCGGCACATTTTAGAGCGTGCTGGGTTGGAAGTGGAAGCGGTTGAGAACGGCCGCACTGCACTGGAACTGGCGTCCGGTGGTGCGTTCGACGTGATCCTGATGGATATGCAGATGCGCGAGCCGGGCGGGTACGCGGCGGCTCGCGCATTGCGCCGGCGCGGGTACTCAGGGGCGGTCGTGGCACTCGCCGCACACGCGCAGTCGTGTGATGAAGAGAAATGCCTGTCGGCCGGTTGCGACACATATCTGAGCAAGCCAGTAAATCCGGACAAGCTGCTCCAGGTCGTAAGAACTTACCTCTCGCCGGATCGTTGGGGGATGAGTTGCTCCCCGACTTGGTTCGATGTGCCGCCTTCTGTGGGTTATGGGGAGGCCGTTCCGTCGGGTCTGGCCCAGTTGACCGCTGATTACTGCCGGGCGCTGCCTGAGAAGGTACGCGCGATCGGCGAGGCGCTCCGCGAGGGGAACATGCTTCGAGTATCCGAACTTGCCCACCAATTACGTGGGTCGGCCGGCATGTACGGTTTGCCGCACATCTCCGCCGCGGCCGGTTCCGTCGAGGACGCGTGCCGGGCAGGGTGTGGCGCCGCGCAACTGGATGAACTGGTCGGCTACCTGCTGACCGCCGCGCATCGTTGA
- a CDS encoding protein kinase domain-containing protein gives MNQLRNGTRSGPADARRAPPGGPQPTPVLDLLSSGVLLREEWDELPAEVRAELAAQADTNAALTALMGRHLLTRFQADAVRAGDSASLLLGHYRLLEPLGRGGMGLVYRAEHRHLRRPVALKVLTERHAGDARLSSRFFLEARAVARLQHPNIVSCLDAGREGPLRPGGPAREYYVMDLVPGADLQATVAGGGPLPVHRAADLLRQVAEALAEAHRHGLVHRDIKPPNILVTPDWKAKVLDFGLARHSAQELTEPGVLIGSVGYMAPEQVEHPSRVDGRADVFGLGASLFLALTGRDPFPAGGDLMAMVARRLHGTVPRVREHRPELPAELDALVAKLMDPDPGRRFPSAAAAAAALLPFVSYRPPARAGAAGPPRPRVLVIDDDPDVRAYVRALLGDGYECVEAADGRDGLGRVEGGRFDLLVVDQEMPRLDGSKFIARVQQVAAPPVPMILYMSGRVPTESLGGLLLGGADDFIRKPFTPPEFLSRVRGLLARRGELGRHHGSGTGSRPPADVAPDATASTAVALLAQGACRLAEEVGAVDRGYHARIPQYVRALAAAVPHTGAYVRLSHPVFVDLLAKAAPAHDVGMLSVPPDTLSKRGRLDETERLAVQAHPTVGGHLLARLAAAHPEAVGVAVAADIAKGHHERWDGTGYPDGLRGEQIPLAARLVALVSVYDALRCRRPYRPALSHPRAVRVIVAESPGQFDPVLVYAFGSIADQFDRIFLAGAERL, from the coding sequence GTGAACCAGTTGCGCAACGGGACCCGGTCCGGCCCGGCGGACGCGCGCCGGGCGCCGCCGGGGGGACCCCAGCCCACGCCGGTGCTGGATTTGTTGAGCAGCGGCGTTCTGCTCCGCGAGGAGTGGGACGAGTTGCCCGCCGAGGTGCGGGCCGAACTCGCCGCCCAAGCGGACACGAACGCCGCACTGACGGCGCTGATGGGGCGGCACCTGCTGACCCGGTTCCAGGCGGACGCGGTGCGCGCCGGCGACAGCGCCTCGCTGCTGCTGGGGCACTACCGCCTGTTAGAGCCTCTGGGGCGCGGGGGCATGGGGCTGGTGTACCGGGCCGAGCACCGGCACCTGCGGCGCCCGGTGGCGCTCAAAGTGTTGACCGAGCGGCACGCGGGTGACGCCCGGCTCAGCAGCCGCTTCTTCCTGGAGGCCCGGGCCGTGGCCCGGCTGCAGCACCCGAACATCGTGAGCTGCCTGGACGCCGGGCGCGAGGGGCCGCTGCGCCCGGGCGGCCCCGCCCGCGAGTACTACGTGATGGACCTAGTGCCGGGGGCCGACCTGCAGGCCACCGTGGCCGGCGGCGGCCCGCTCCCGGTGCACCGGGCGGCGGACCTGCTCCGCCAGGTCGCCGAGGCGCTGGCCGAGGCGCACCGGCACGGGCTGGTGCACCGGGACATCAAACCGCCCAACATCCTGGTCACCCCGGACTGGAAGGCCAAGGTGCTCGACTTCGGGCTCGCGCGGCACTCGGCCCAGGAGCTGACCGAGCCGGGGGTGCTGATCGGGTCGGTCGGGTACATGGCCCCGGAACAGGTCGAACACCCGAGTCGGGTCGACGGCCGGGCCGACGTGTTCGGGCTGGGCGCCTCGCTGTTCCTGGCCCTCACCGGGCGCGACCCGTTTCCCGCCGGCGGGGACCTCATGGCGATGGTGGCGCGGCGGCTGCACGGGACCGTGCCGCGGGTGCGCGAGCACCGCCCCGAACTGCCGGCCGAGTTGGACGCGCTGGTGGCCAAGCTCATGGACCCGGACCCCGGGCGGCGGTTCCCTTCGGCGGCGGCGGCGGCGGCGGCGCTGCTGCCGTTCGTCAGTTACCGGCCGCCGGCGCGGGCCGGCGCGGCCGGCCCGCCGCGCCCCCGGGTGCTGGTGATCGACGACGACCCCGACGTGCGCGCGTACGTGCGCGCGCTGCTGGGCGACGGGTACGAGTGCGTGGAGGCGGCCGACGGGCGGGACGGGCTGGGGCGGGTCGAAGGTGGGCGGTTCGATCTCCTGGTGGTCGATCAAGAGATGCCGCGGCTGGACGGCTCCAAGTTCATTGCCCGGGTGCAGCAGGTCGCGGCCCCGCCGGTCCCGATGATCCTGTACATGTCGGGCCGGGTGCCCACCGAGTCGCTCGGCGGGTTGCTTCTGGGCGGCGCGGACGACTTCATCCGCAAACCGTTCACCCCGCCCGAGTTCCTCTCTCGCGTGCGGGGGCTGCTGGCCCGCCGCGGCGAACTCGGGCGGCACCACGGCAGCGGCACCGGGAGCCGGCCCCCCGCCGATGTGGCGCCCGATGCGACGGCGTCCACGGCCGTCGCCCTGTTGGCGCAAGGGGCGTGCCGGTTGGCCGAAGAGGTCGGCGCGGTGGACCGCGGGTACCACGCTCGGATCCCTCAGTACGTCCGTGCCCTTGCCGCGGCAGTTCCGCACACGGGCGCGTACGTGCGGCTGTCGCACCCGGTGTTCGTGGACCTGCTGGCCAAGGCCGCACCGGCCCACGACGTTGGCATGCTGTCGGTCCCGCCGGACACGCTGTCCAAACGGGGGCGGCTGGACGAGACCGAGCGGCTGGCGGTGCAAGCGCACCCGACCGTCGGCGGTCACCTGCTTGCCCGGTTGGCCGCGGCGCACCCGGAAGCCGTGGGGGTGGCGGTGGCGGCCGACATTGCGAAGGGGCACCACGAGCGCTGGGACGGTACCGGATATCCGGACGGGCTGCGCGGCGAACAGATCCCACTGGCCGCGCGGCTCGTGGCGTTGGTGTCCGTGTATGACGCGTTGCGGTGCCGCCGGCCGTACCGGCCGGCGCTGAGCCACCCCCGCGCGGTGCGGGTCATCGTAGCCGAGTCCCCGGGGCAGTTCGACCCTGTGCTGGTGTACGCGTTCGGTTCGATCGCCGACCAGTTCGACCGCATCTTTCTGGCTGGCGCAGAGCGCTTGTGA
- a CDS encoding STAS domain-containing protein, translating into MAGASPVRVTDDERPGWARLVLAGRVTVTDAHPLHAAAREILARGANVAVRCEGVEHLDTAAIQVLLSLSREVRRAGRQLVVGGVPGPIAEYLRLAGLAGQPAA; encoded by the coding sequence ATGGCCGGTGCATCCCCGGTTCGCGTGACCGACGACGAGCGCCCGGGGTGGGCCCGGCTGGTGCTCGCCGGCCGGGTGACCGTCACCGACGCACACCCGCTGCACGCCGCGGCCCGCGAAATACTCGCCCGCGGCGCCAACGTGGCGGTGCGGTGCGAGGGGGTCGAGCACCTCGACACGGCCGCGATCCAAGTGCTACTGTCCCTGAGCCGCGAGGTCCGTCGGGCGGGCCGGCAGTTGGTCGTCGGCGGCGTCCCCGGCCCCATCGCGGAGTACTTACGGCTGGCCGGACTGGCCGGACAGCCCGCCGCCTGA
- a CDS encoding response regulator, protein MNKTILIVDDSPTMRQMVGDTLRGAGYAVLEGVNGSDALAKVAGRTVHLVITDFNMPVMGGLVLIERLRAKPEFRFTPILVLTTESETSRKEQGKAAGATGWVTKPFDPARLVQVVKRLMP, encoded by the coding sequence ATGAACAAGACCATCCTGATCGTGGACGACTCCCCCACCATGCGGCAGATGGTGGGCGACACGCTTCGCGGCGCCGGGTACGCGGTGCTCGAAGGGGTCAACGGGTCCGACGCGCTCGCGAAGGTCGCGGGGCGCACGGTGCACCTGGTCATCACCGACTTCAACATGCCGGTGATGGGCGGGCTGGTGCTGATCGAGCGGCTCCGCGCCAAACCCGAGTTCCGGTTCACCCCGATCCTGGTGCTGACCACCGAGTCCGAAACGTCGCGCAAGGAACAGGGGAAGGCCGCGGGCGCGACCGGCTGGGTGACCAAGCCGTTCGACCCGGCGCGGCTGGTCCAGGTGGTTAAGCGGTTAATGCCCTGA
- a CDS encoding chemotaxis protein CheA, producing the protein MQLDPERYLRTFFDEAVEHISALEGALLRLESGPHDPAAVDAAFRAAHSVKGGADAVGLPHIAKFTHGLEGFLERFRGGGKIPRRVLDLLLEATDTLGRLVSAARAAEAPPPGVDELLARLTTDAGGSMVSKSWWAAPQALGALQSQAGAPKPAPTSGSQAGSPKPAAPAPAAPPPAAAPEPTTYTVTVVPHPEALRSGLDPLGLLREVGALGTVERVEVHTKGLPALADLDPERCYLSWTLRLSTAQPADAIRDVFAFAPALVKATVQVGATDPSPADSAAPPQAPPAPPPPKAPPAAPKTPAATWVASFERKLPIPDPIRFATFLVDRGTVTAPQALTALARQHEARPTLGRVAVEAGLVTVENLTGLLAHMGPDEGFGSAAVRLGYLSENDLGRLVLAQERQAPPIGECLVETGALTPDQLSTETLQFCAKAATAPHPASSYCDLPPPPVEMPRAPGQSLLLENGPMIGDFCQEASEHLETADRNLLVIDGDPTNANALNAVYRGFHTIKGVSSMLGLAAVQMVAHEAENLLNLARDGKVRLQGKPMDLVFASTDALKRQVQFIRAWSTEGGRLAEDPALPALVAELRVAASGATEAPPRAAPKSVAPPAPVAAAAPAPAAEHVPAPAPKAEKAEHAPAPAPAPKAEKAEPAAEGAGLRRIPEKETVRVDKDRLDKLINTIGELVIAQSMAQQEFDEMSNGSGVGSLALPELAKISRDLQELSLSLRMVPLQGTFQKMARLVRDLSRKMNKPVELELHGEETELDKTVVDQLGDPLMHMVRNAVDHGLEDPDERTTVGKTREGHVELRAYHQGGSVFIELTDDGKGLDRERILKKAVEKAIIAEGQRLTDPEIYALIFEPGFSTAKAVTDVSGRGVGMDVVRRNVEALQGNILIRTQAGKGTTFTIRLPLTLAIMDGLMVALGDDVYVLPLLSVVESFRPHPADLRRVAGHGEAVTVRGEVVPLLRLHQLFGRSARVEDPGRGLVVLVEDQGKKHAILVDELLGQMQAVVKSLDANYRRVEGLAGATILGDGRVAMILDIHGLAQLHAQGGGALEPMLAPAAV; encoded by the coding sequence ATGCAACTCGATCCCGAGCGCTACCTGCGCACCTTTTTCGACGAGGCCGTCGAGCACATCAGCGCCCTTGAGGGGGCGCTGCTGCGGCTCGAATCCGGGCCGCACGACCCCGCGGCGGTGGACGCCGCGTTCCGGGCCGCCCACTCGGTCAAGGGCGGCGCGGACGCGGTCGGGCTCCCGCACATCGCCAAGTTCACTCACGGGCTCGAGGGGTTCCTGGAGCGGTTCCGGGGCGGGGGCAAGATCCCCCGCCGGGTGCTGGACCTGTTGCTCGAGGCGACCGACACGCTCGGCCGGCTGGTGTCGGCCGCCCGCGCCGCCGAGGCGCCCCCCCCGGGCGTCGACGAGCTGCTCGCGCGGCTCACCACCGACGCCGGCGGGTCGATGGTCTCCAAGTCGTGGTGGGCCGCCCCGCAGGCGCTGGGCGCGCTCCAGTCGCAGGCCGGCGCCCCCAAACCGGCTCCGACCTCTGGGTCGCAGGCCGGGAGCCCCAAACCGGCCGCTCCGGCGCCGGCCGCTCCGCCGCCGGCCGCGGCCCCCGAACCGACCACCTACACGGTGACCGTCGTCCCGCACCCCGAGGCGCTGCGGTCCGGCCTGGACCCCCTCGGGCTGCTGCGCGAGGTCGGCGCCCTGGGGACCGTCGAGCGGGTCGAGGTGCACACGAAGGGGCTGCCCGCGCTCGCCGACCTGGACCCCGAGCGGTGCTACCTCTCGTGGACCCTCCGGCTCAGCACCGCGCAGCCCGCGGACGCGATCCGCGACGTGTTCGCGTTCGCTCCGGCCCTGGTAAAGGCGACCGTGCAGGTCGGTGCCACCGACCCGTCGCCAGCCGACTCGGCCGCGCCGCCCCAGGCGCCGCCCGCTCCGCCGCCGCCGAAGGCCCCGCCCGCGGCCCCCAAGACCCCGGCCGCCACCTGGGTCGCATCGTTCGAGCGCAAGCTGCCGATTCCGGACCCGATCCGGTTCGCCACCTTCCTCGTGGACCGGGGGACCGTTACCGCACCGCAAGCGCTCACCGCGCTCGCCCGACAGCACGAGGCGCGCCCGACCCTCGGGCGCGTCGCGGTCGAGGCCGGGCTGGTGACCGTCGAGAACCTCACGGGGCTGCTCGCCCACATGGGGCCGGACGAAGGGTTCGGGAGCGCCGCGGTGCGGCTCGGGTACCTGTCCGAGAACGACCTGGGGCGGCTCGTGCTCGCGCAAGAGCGGCAGGCCCCGCCGATCGGGGAGTGCCTGGTCGAAACCGGGGCCCTGACCCCCGACCAGTTGAGCACCGAGACGCTCCAGTTCTGCGCCAAGGCGGCGACCGCGCCGCACCCCGCCTCCAGCTATTGCGACCTCCCCCCGCCGCCTGTGGAGATGCCCCGCGCCCCCGGGCAGTCGCTGCTGCTCGAGAACGGCCCGATGATCGGTGACTTCTGCCAGGAGGCGTCCGAGCACCTGGAAACGGCCGACAGGAACCTGCTGGTCATCGACGGCGACCCCACCAACGCGAACGCCCTGAACGCGGTGTACCGCGGGTTCCACACCATCAAGGGCGTGTCCAGCATGCTCGGGCTGGCCGCGGTGCAGATGGTGGCCCACGAGGCCGAGAACCTGCTCAACCTGGCCCGCGACGGCAAAGTGCGGCTCCAGGGCAAGCCGATGGACCTGGTGTTCGCCAGCACCGACGCGCTGAAGCGCCAGGTGCAGTTCATCCGCGCCTGGAGCACCGAAGGCGGGCGGCTCGCAGAGGACCCGGCCCTCCCGGCGCTGGTCGCGGAGCTGCGCGTCGCGGCCAGTGGCGCGACCGAAGCCCCGCCCCGGGCCGCACCCAAGTCCGTCGCCCCGCCGGCCCCCGTTGCTGCGGCCGCGCCGGCACCGGCGGCCGAGCACGTCCCGGCCCCGGCCCCCAAGGCGGAGAAGGCCGAGCACGCCCCGGCCCCGGCACCGGCACCGAAGGCGGAAAAGGCCGAACCTGCCGCCGAGGGCGCCGGCCTGCGTCGCATCCCCGAGAAGGAAACGGTGCGGGTCGACAAGGACCGGCTCGACAAGCTCATCAACACCATCGGCGAGCTGGTCATCGCGCAGTCCATGGCCCAGCAGGAGTTCGACGAGATGTCCAACGGCTCGGGCGTGGGCTCGCTGGCCCTGCCCGAACTGGCGAAGATCTCGCGGGACCTGCAGGAGCTGAGCCTGTCCCTGCGAATGGTGCCGCTCCAGGGCACGTTCCAAAAGATGGCCCGGCTGGTGCGGGACCTGTCCCGCAAGATGAACAAGCCGGTGGAGCTGGAACTCCACGGGGAGGAAACCGAACTCGACAAGACGGTGGTGGACCAGCTCGGCGACCCGCTCATGCACATGGTCCGCAACGCCGTCGACCACGGGCTCGAAGACCCCGACGAGCGGACCACGGTGGGCAAGACGCGGGAGGGGCACGTCGAGCTCCGCGCGTACCACCAGGGCGGCAGCGTGTTCATCGAGCTGACCGACGACGGCAAGGGGCTGGACCGTGAGCGGATCCTGAAGAAAGCGGTCGAGAAGGCGATTATTGCCGAAGGCCAGCGGCTCACGGACCCCGAGATCTACGCGCTCATCTTCGAGCCCGGGTTCTCGACCGCCAAGGCCGTCACCGACGTGTCCGGCCGCGGGGTCGGGATGGACGTGGTGCGGCGGAACGTGGAGGCGCTGCAGGGCAACATCCTGATCCGCACCCAGGCCGGCAAGGGCACCACGTTCACCATCCGGCTGCCGCTCACGCTGGCCATCATGGACGGGCTGATGGTCGCGCTCGGGGACGACGTGTACGTGCTGCCGCTGCTGTCGGTGGTCGAGTCGTTCCGCCCGCACCCCGCGGACCTGCGCCGGGTCGCGGGCCACGGCGAGGCGGTGACGGTCCGCGGCGAGGTGGTGCCGCTCCTGCGGCTGCACCAGCTGTTCGGCCGCTCCGCGCGGGTCGAGGACCCGGGCCGGGGGCTGGTGGTGCTGGTCGAGGACCAGGGCAAAAAGCACGCGATCCTGGTGGACGAGCTGCTGGGCCAGATGCAGGCGGTGGTGAAGAGCCTGGACGCCAACTACCGCCGGGTGGAAGGGCTCGCCGGGGCCACGATCCTCGGCGACGGCCGGGTGGCGATGATCCTCGACATCCACGGGCTGGCCCAGTTGCACGCCCAGGGCGGCGGGGCCCTGGAACCGATGTTGGCCCCGGCCGCGGTGTGA